In bacterium, a single window of DNA contains:
- the secY gene encoding preprotein translocase subunit SecY, giving the protein MEKFLLKLKHLFSDKSLRNKILFVLGALLVFRLFANIPIPGVNQAVLDNFLNNNQFFGLMSMFSGGGLSTLSIVMLGVSPYITASIIMQLSTMLSPKMKSMISEEGDVGRKKFSFYSRALTIPLAVVEGFGFLALLQKENIVGHLGGLSLITNVAIIVGGSMILMWIGELVSEFGIGNGVSLIIFAGIVSKIPQAFGQLQYIYTDASQIPMFIAMAVIGLAAILGVVYITEAERPVPVTYAKQVRGGKIYGGSSTYLPFRLNQAGVIPIIFALSILLLPQMVFNMLAYTGNPMIAEASKVLASLMQNPWIYSGLYFVLVFFFTYFYTAVTFDPKTISENLQKGGAFIPGVRPGDPTTEHLAKMVGRLTLVGALFLGLIAVLPPVLQAVTNIKILTIGGTSLLIVVQVVIDLIKKVDAQLAMREY; this is encoded by the coding sequence ATGGAAAAATTTCTTCTAAAACTTAAGCATCTTTTTTCAGACAAAAGTCTGCGTAATAAAATTCTTTTTGTACTAGGTGCTCTTTTGGTCTTTAGATTATTTGCTAACATTCCAATTCCTGGTGTTAATCAAGCTGTTCTTGATAACTTTTTAAATAATAATCAGTTCTTCGGTCTTATGAGTATGTTCTCAGGAGGGGGACTTTCAACTCTTTCAATTGTAATGCTTGGAGTAAGTCCTTACATTACAGCCTCAATTATAATGCAATTGAGTACAATGCTTTCACCTAAAATGAAGTCAATGATTTCAGAAGAGGGTGATGTTGGAAGAAAAAAGTTTAGCTTCTATTCTAGAGCTCTAACTATACCACTTGCTGTTGTTGAGGGTTTTGGTTTCCTGGCGCTTTTACAAAAGGAAAACATTGTTGGTCATCTTGGTGGACTAAGTTTGATTACAAACGTAGCTATCATTGTAGGAGGTTCTATGATTCTTATGTGGATTGGTGAGCTTGTTTCAGAGTTTGGTATTGGAAACGGTGTTTCACTTATAATCTTTGCAGGTATCGTAAGTAAGATTCCACAAGCCTTTGGACAATTACAATACATTTACACAGACGCTTCACAAATACCAATGTTCATAGCTATGGCTGTGATAGGTTTAGCTGCAATACTTGGTGTTGTCTATATTACTGAGGCAGAGAGGCCTGTGCCTGTAACTTATGCTAAGCAGGTTAGAGGGGGTAAGATTTATGGTGGTTCATCAACATACCTTCCATTTAGACTAAACCAAGCTGGTGTTATTCCAATTATCTTTGCATTGTCTATCTTGTTGTTACCTCAAATGGTATTCAATATGCTTGCATATACTGGAAATCCAATGATTGCTGAAGCTTCAAAAGTTTTGGCATCACTGATGCAAAATCCTTGGATATATTCAGGACTTTACTTTGTATTAGTATTCTTCTTTACATATTTCTATACAGCTGTAACTTTTGATCCAAAGACAATCTCAGAGAACCTACAAAAGGGTGGAGCTTTCATTCCTGGAGTTAGACCTGGAGATCCTACAACTGAGCATTTGGCTAAGATGGTTGGAAGACTGACTCTTGTTGGTGCGTTGTTCCTAGGATTAATCGCGGTTCTTCCTCCTGTTCTTCAAGCTGTAACCAATATAAAGATATTAACAATTGGTGGAACATCTCTTTTGATTGTTGTTCAAGTTGTTATTGATCTAATTAAAAAGGTGGATGCACAATTGGCAATGAGAGAATACTAG
- a CDS encoding uL15 family ribosomal protein: protein MQLHNVKSKTKRAKSVQVGRGGKRGKTSGRGTKGQGARAGRKIRPELRDTIKRIPKLRGLGKNSNKSIQVKPTIVDVTKLVVFKAGEKVSPLMLAEKGIISVYKGRLPRIKILGKTEEVIPGVNVVDCGVSASARASIEKAGGSVK, encoded by the coding sequence ATGCAATTACATAACGTAAAATCAAAGACAAAAAGAGCGAAGTCAGTCCAGGTTGGACGTGGTGGAAAGCGTGGTAAGACTTCAGGACGTGGAACAAAAGGACAAGGAGCTCGTGCTGGTAGAAAAATCAGACCTGAACTTCGTGATACTATTAAAAGAATTCCAAAGCTTCGTGGTCTTGGTAAAAACTCAAACAAGTCTATTCAAGTTAAGCCAACAATTGTTGATGTAACTAAGCTTGTTGTATTTAAGGCTGGAGAGAAGGTTTCACCACTTATGCTAGCTGAGAAGGGTATAATTTCTGTATACAAAGGACGTCTTCCTCGTATAAAGATTTTGGGAAAAACTGAAGAGGTAATCCCAGGAGTAAATGTTGTAGATTGCGGTGTTTCTGCTTCAGCTAGAGCTTCAATTGAGAAGGCTGGTGGATCAGTTAAATAG
- a CDS encoding 30S ribosomal protein S5: MNDTLNNNTTAGTEAAVTPVAATTAPSATAPAARPADTRGTFSRGGARGGAGSRGPGGPGGAPRGRGGPDRRGGPRREPRAKPEFDQKMIDIRRVTRVSAGGRRFSFAVAVVIGDRKGKVGVGTGKGTDTSLAVEKAVRDAKSKLITIPLTKTGSIPHAVVSKYCSARVEMMPALGKGVVAGSSVRDVIVLAGITDINAKLRSGTKNKLNNAQAAIKALSSFKKARISSSATAEVKEN, encoded by the coding sequence ATGAACGATACACTTAACAACAATACAACAGCGGGAACAGAAGCAGCGGTAACTCCAGTAGCAGCTACAACTGCTCCATCAGCAACAGCTCCAGCTGCAAGACCTGCAGACACAAGAGGAACTTTTTCTAGAGGGGGAGCTCGTGGTGGCGCAGGATCACGTGGACCAGGAGGCCCAGGTGGAGCACCCAGAGGACGTGGAGGACCAGACAGAAGAGGAGGACCAAGACGCGAACCTAGAGCTAAGCCTGAGTTTGATCAAAAAATGATTGACATCAGACGTGTTACTAGAGTTTCTGCTGGAGGTAGACGTTTCAGCTTTGCTGTAGCAGTTGTTATTGGGGACAGAAAGGGTAAGGTTGGTGTTGGGACAGGAAAAGGAACTGATACATCACTTGCTGTTGAAAAAGCTGTTAGAGATGCAAAAAGTAAGCTTATTACCATCCCTCTAACAAAGACAGGAAGTATTCCTCATGCAGTTGTGTCTAAGTACTGTAGTGCAAGAGTAGAAATGATGCCCGCACTAGGAAAGGGAGTTGTTGCTGGTAGTTCAGTTCGTGACGTTATCGTTCTTGCTGGTATTACTGACATCAATGCAAAGCTTCGTTCAGGTACAAAAAACAAACTAAACAATGCACAAGCTGCTATCAAGGCTCTTTCTTCATTCAAGAAGGCAAGAATTTCATCATCAGCTACTGCTGAGGTAAAAGAAAATTAA
- the rplR gene encoding 50S ribosomal protein L18: MKTKIILSSRDRRRKRIRSKVIGSAERPRLSVFKSNAYIYAQLIDDENGKTLAAASSLKDKKGTKTDSSLNVGTEIAKLGKAAGVSKVVFDRGGFNYTGRIRSLADGARQGGLEF; encoded by the coding sequence ATGAAAACTAAAATTATATTATCATCAAGAGACAGACGAAGAAAGCGAATACGCTCAAAGGTTATTGGTAGTGCAGAGCGACCTCGTTTATCTGTATTCAAATCAAATGCATATATTTATGCACAGTTAATTGATGATGAAAATGGTAAGACTTTAGCTGCAGCTTCTTCACTTAAGGATAAGAAGGGAACAAAAACTGATTCTTCATTAAATGTAGGTACAGAAATTGCAAAGCTTGGAAAGGCTGCTGGAGTTTCAAAGGTGGTTTTCGATAGAGGTGGATTTAATTACACAGGACGTATCCGTTCATTAGCTGACGGAGCACGTCAAGGCGGATTAGAATTTTAA
- the rplF gene encoding 50S ribosomal protein L6: MSRIGKQIINIPEKTEVIFNDFLLTVKGPKGTLSREIRPGFDIKVENGTATVIPLKHDLQARALWGTYGSHLKNMVIGVTEQFTKKLLLEGIGYKAEVVGNQINLNLGFSHPIHVAIPEGVTVTTEKGQVIFSGCDKEAVFQLASQVRALKKPEPYKGKGFRYEGEVIKRKQGKKAA, from the coding sequence ATGTCAAGAATAGGAAAACAAATAATAAATATCCCGGAAAAAACAGAAGTTATCTTCAATGATTTTCTACTAACTGTAAAAGGCCCAAAAGGTACTCTTTCAAGAGAGATTAGACCAGGGTTTGATATTAAAGTAGAAAATGGAACAGCAACAGTTATTCCACTTAAGCATGACCTACAAGCAAGAGCTTTATGGGGAACTTATGGTTCACACCTTAAGAACATGGTTATAGGAGTTACTGAGCAATTTACAAAGAAGCTTTTGTTAGAGGGTATTGGTTATAAAGCTGAGGTTGTTGGAAATCAAATCAATCTAAACCTTGGTTTCTCTCACCCAATTCACGTTGCAATACCAGAGGGTGTAACTGTTACTACAGAAAAGGGACAGGTTATCTTCTCAGGTTGTGACAAAGAAGCTGTTTTTCAACTAGCTTCACAAGTTAGAGCATTGAAGAAGCCTGAGCCATATAAGGGTAAGGGATTCAGATATGAAGGAGAAGTAATTAAGAGAAAGCAAGGTAAGAAAGCTGCATAA
- the rpsH gene encoding 30S ribosomal protein S8, whose amino-acid sequence MVDPISQIIIHIKNANVAGKATTTLPYSKLKESILEVLKREGFIKDYSKKGKKVSKTLEIELIYVDGKAKIEGVQQISKQSRRTYTKAKEIKSVLNGYGALILTTPNGIMTDRQARKEKVGGEVLFKIW is encoded by the coding sequence ATGGTAGATCCAATATCACAAATAATAATACATATTAAGAATGCAAATGTAGCTGGTAAAGCTACAACAACTCTTCCTTATTCAAAATTAAAAGAGTCAATACTTGAGGTTCTTAAGAGAGAAGGTTTTATTAAAGACTACTCAAAAAAAGGAAAGAAAGTTTCTAAGACTCTAGAAATTGAATTAATATACGTAGATGGTAAAGCAAAGATTGAGGGAGTTCAACAAATCTCAAAGCAATCACGCAGAACATATACAAAGGCTAAAGAAATTAAGTCAGTACTTAATGGTTATGGAGCTTTGATTCTGACAACACCTAACGGTATTATGACAGATCGTCAAGCAAGAAAGGAAAAGGTCGGAGGTGAGGTTTTGTTCAAAATTTGGTAA
- a CDS encoding type Z 30S ribosomal protein S14, producing MAKTSTFVRSLKKPKFSSRIVRRCFRCGRVHGYMRDFGMCRICFREAANEGRIPGIKKSSW from the coding sequence ATGGCAAAAACATCAACATTCGTAAGATCACTCAAAAAACCAAAGTTCTCAAGTCGTATTGTGAGACGTTGTTTCAGATGCGGTCGCGTTCACGGTTACATGCGAGACTTCGGTATGTGCCGTATCTGCTTTAGAGAGGCTGCTAACGAAGGCAGAATCCCAGGAATTAAAAAATCATCATGGTAG
- the rplE gene encoding 50S ribosomal protein L5, which produces MKHQTVKEKAAKTYETLKGEFGYTNKLQAPKVLKVVLSATQGSIKDPKKKALIGDRLTKIAGQKATQTAAKKSIASFKVREGDIVGWQVTLRGERMWSFIEKLVNVALPRTRDFRGIKVTAIDSMGNYTLGIKEHTVFAETSDEELKDVFGFAVTLVTTAKTKAEVKALMDYFGFLFRKEDVK; this is translated from the coding sequence ATGAAACATCAAACAGTAAAAGAAAAAGCAGCAAAAACATACGAAACCCTAAAGGGTGAGTTTGGATATACAAACAAGCTTCAAGCTCCAAAGGTATTGAAGGTTGTTCTTTCTGCAACACAAGGTTCAATTAAAGATCCAAAGAAGAAGGCTTTGATTGGAGACCGTCTAACAAAGATTGCAGGACAAAAAGCTACTCAAACAGCAGCTAAGAAATCTATTGCATCATTTAAGGTTAGAGAGGGGGACATTGTAGGATGGCAAGTTACTTTAAGAGGTGAGAGAATGTGGAGTTTTATCGAGAAATTGGTAAACGTTGCACTTCCTCGAACAAGAGACTTTAGAGGAATTAAAGTTACTGCTATTGATTCTATGGGTAATTATACTCTTGGAATTAAGGAGCATACAGTGTTTGCTGAGACATCTGATGAGGAATTAAAGGATGTTTTCGGATTTGCTGTAACTTTAGTTACAACAGCTAAGACCAAGGCCGAGGTTAAAGCATTAATGGATTATTTTGGCTTCTTGTTCCGAAAGGAAGACGTTAAATAA
- the rplX gene encoding 50S ribosomal protein L24, with product MKIKKGDNIIVIAGRDKGKTGKVARAIPDDSKVVVEGINLLKKHMRAKSSTQKGQIVEVAMPIHVSNVAIVVGGKPTRVGSKVIGDKKVRIDRKTGKAI from the coding sequence ATGAAAATCAAGAAAGGAGACAACATAATAGTGATAGCTGGTAGAGATAAGGGTAAAACTGGAAAAGTTGCCAGAGCTATTCCTGATGACTCAAAAGTTGTCGTTGAGGGTATTAACCTTCTAAAGAAGCATATGCGTGCTAAAAGTAGTACTCAAAAGGGCCAAATTGTAGAGGTTGCTATGCCAATTCATGTTTCTAACGTTGCAATCGTTGTCGGCGGTAAGCCAACTCGTGTTGGAAGTAAGGTTATTGGAGACAAGAAGGTTAGAATAGATAGAAAGACAGGGAAGGCAATATAG
- the rplN gene encoding 50S ribosomal protein L14 gives MLQPRSIVSIADNSGGKIGRVFKVLGSSKKRYAEIGEIVVISIQKAEPRKPVKKKDIHRAVVVRQKKAFRRKDGSYVRFDENAVVLIDKTKGEPLGGRVFGPIPRELSEKYQKIVSLAAEVV, from the coding sequence ATGTTACAACCACGATCAATAGTTTCAATAGCAGACAACTCCGGCGGAAAGATAGGCCGTGTGTTTAAGGTTCTTGGATCTTCAAAAAAGAGATATGCTGAAATCGGAGAGATAGTAGTTATCTCAATCCAAAAAGCAGAGCCAAGAAAGCCTGTAAAGAAGAAAGACATTCACCGCGCTGTGGTTGTTCGTCAAAAGAAGGCCTTCAGAAGAAAGGATGGTTCTTATGTTAGATTTGATGAGAACGCAGTTGTTCTAATTGATAAGACAAAGGGTGAGCCACTTGGAGGACGTGTTTTCGGACCAATTCCAAGAGAGTTGTCAGAAAAATATCAAAAAATCGTTTCTTTAGCAGCGGAGGTTGTATAA
- the rpsQ gene encoding 30S ribosomal protein S17 has protein sequence MKKTINTTEEVQSVASNKKVLAGVVTSNKMTDTIVVSVQQYAKVPKYNKYVKSHKKYKAHDAGNTKNIGDKVEIVECRPISKDKHFKLI, from the coding sequence ATGAAAAAGACAATTAATACAACAGAAGAAGTTCAATCAGTAGCATCAAATAAAAAAGTGCTTGCTGGTGTTGTGACTTCAAATAAGATGACAGACACTATTGTGGTATCTGTACAACAATATGCAAAGGTTCCTAAGTACAATAAGTATGTTAAGTCACACAAAAAGTACAAGGCTCACGATGCTGGAAACACAAAGAACATCGGAGACAAAGTAGAGATTGTCGAGTGTCGCCCAATCTCAAAGGATAAACACTTTAAGTTAATTTAA
- the rpmC gene encoding 50S ribosomal protein L29 — translation MNDFKNKNRKDLMKTLYEKKDSLQTFRFSGAGSKSRNVKEGRNTRKDIARILTELTTQTKAGILEAKKAVK, via the coding sequence ATGAACGATTTTAAAAATAAAAACAGAAAAGATTTGATGAAGACCTTATATGAAAAAAAGGATTCTTTGCAGACCTTCCGTTTCAGCGGAGCAGGTTCAAAATCTAGAAATGTTAAAGAGGGACGTAACACAAGAAAGGATATTGCTCGTATCCTTACAGAATTAACTACACAAACTAAAGCTGGAATCCTTGAAGCTAAAAAAGCAGTTAAATAA
- the rplP gene encoding 50S ribosomal protein L16 has product MLAPKKVKHRKWQVQRQNPKKVRVETRGLDVSFGSYGLKATSPYRITSNQIEAARKVISKTLGKTGRMWTRVFPDRPFTQKAAEVPMGKGKGDPKGFCMEIRPGRILFEVDGVTEAIAKDALIKAGKKLPVTIRVVSREQ; this is encoded by the coding sequence ATGTTAGCACCAAAAAAAGTAAAGCATAGAAAGTGGCAAGTACAACGTCAAAACCCAAAGAAGGTTAGAGTGGAAACTCGTGGGCTTGATGTTAGTTTTGGTTCTTATGGGTTAAAGGCAACTAGCCCTTACCGTATAACTTCAAACCAAATTGAAGCTGCTAGAAAGGTTATTTCAAAAACTCTTGGAAAAACTGGACGTATGTGGACTAGAGTATTTCCTGATAGACCTTTTACACAAAAGGCTGCTGAGGTACCTATGGGTAAAGGAAAGGGAGATCCAAAAGGTTTCTGCATGGAAATCAGACCAGGAAGAATTCTTTTTGAGGTTGATGGTGTAACAGAGGCAATAGCAAAGGATGCCCTAATAAAGGCAGGTAAAAAATTACCAGTTACTATTCGTGTAGTAAGTAGAGAGCAATAA
- the rpsC gene encoding 30S ribosomal protein S3 produces the protein MTHKVHPYAHRLGIIRDWKSRWFSTDAKFRSNLKCDILVREWLQKKMRGQYVSDIEIERNDKTFRLIIKTSRPGIIIGRNGEGATKLKKEVEKFLRKNGEDVTTLLKLEIEEVRSPESSAPIVAQMLAEGLEKRMPFRRVMKQMVEKVMMCREVKGVRVYMTGRLGGAEMARTESLKKGQIPLQTLRADIDYKNYEANLPYGKIGIKVWIYKGEVFKK, from the coding sequence ATGACACATAAAGTTCACCCATATGCACATAGACTAGGAATTATCAGAGACTGGAAATCTCGATGGTTTTCAACTGATGCAAAATTCCGTAGTAACCTTAAGTGCGATATTCTTGTAAGAGAATGGCTACAAAAGAAGATGCGTGGACAATATGTTTCAGATATTGAAATTGAAAGAAATGACAAAACATTTCGTTTGATTATTAAAACATCACGCCCAGGAATCATAATCGGAAGAAATGGTGAAGGAGCTACAAAGCTTAAGAAAGAGGTTGAGAAATTCTTGAGAAAGAATGGTGAAGATGTAACAACATTACTTAAACTAGAAATAGAAGAAGTTAGATCACCAGAATCAAGTGCTCCTATCGTTGCACAAATGCTTGCTGAAGGTCTTGAGAAGCGTATGCCATTTAGACGTGTTATGAAGCAAATGGTTGAGAAGGTTATGATGTGTAGAGAGGTTAAGGGAGTAAGAGTTTATATGACAGGTCGTCTTGGGGGTGCAGAAATGGCAAGAACAGAAAGTCTTAAGAAAGGACAAATTCCATTGCAAACTCTTAGAGCAGATATTGACTATAAGAACTACGAGGCCAACTTACCTTATGGAAAGATCGGTATAAAGGTCTGGATTTATAAGGGTGAAGTTTTCAAGAAATAA
- the rplV gene encoding 50S ribosomal protein L22, whose amino-acid sequence MKAILSNYRQSPRKVALVAGLIRGKTVAQARVALKFANKRASLPIGKLLESAVANAKNVGVTNLESLKIQEIQVNKGRVLKRSMPRARGSASRINKRSSHVSIILSEGGVAPVATKAVAKASKDEKTKTAVKAVSKTTPKVEVVKESKKDNK is encoded by the coding sequence ATGAAAGCAATTTTAAGTAATTATAGACAATCACCAAGAAAGGTAGCCCTAGTGGCTGGGTTAATCCGTGGTAAAACTGTTGCACAAGCCCGTGTTGCTTTAAAGTTTGCAAACAAAAGAGCTTCTCTTCCAATAGGTAAACTATTAGAGAGTGCTGTTGCTAATGCAAAAAATGTTGGAGTAACAAATCTTGAGTCTCTTAAGATCCAAGAAATACAAGTAAACAAAGGTAGAGTTCTAAAAAGAAGTATGCCTCGCGCTCGTGGGTCAGCTTCAAGAATCAACAAGCGTTCAAGTCATGTATCAATAATCCTTTCTGAGGGTGGCGTTGCTCCTGTAGCTACAAAGGCAGTTGCAAAAGCATCTAAAGATGAAAAGACAAAAACAGCTGTTAAAGCAGTTTCAAAAACAACTCCAAAGGTTGAAGTCGTAAAGGAATCTAAAAAAGATAACAAATAA
- the rpsS gene encoding 30S ribosomal protein S19: MTRSLKKGPYIAPKLLKKIEGKNPQTTGVIKTWYRGSQISPEMVGFIFGVHNGKTHVEVLVTEEMVGHRLGEFSPTRKFVRHGGKMQKELDAAKKQSEITAAKSAKATTAAPAKKK, from the coding sequence ATGACAAGATCACTAAAAAAAGGACCATATATAGCCCCAAAACTTCTAAAGAAGATAGAAGGCAAAAACCCTCAGACAACTGGGGTAATTAAGACTTGGTACAGAGGAAGTCAAATCTCACCAGAAATGGTTGGGTTTATCTTCGGTGTACACAATGGAAAGACTCATGTTGAAGTTCTTGTAACAGAGGAAATGGTAGGTCACAGATTGGGAGAATTTTCACCAACAAGAAAGTTCGTTAGACATGGAGGAAAGATGCAGAAGGAACTTGATGCTGCAAAGAAGCAGTCAGAAATAACCGCAGCTAAGTCAGCTAAGGCGACAACAGCAGCTCCAGCTAAAAAGAAATAA
- the rplB gene encoding 50S ribosomal protein L2 gives MKRFNPTSPSRRNMAIVNYAQILTTDEPYKPLTNGFRRGSGRNNTGRITTRHKGGGHKRLYRQIDFKYDKKDIPAKIETIEYDPNRTSFISLVTYTDGEKRYVVLPKSLKVGDKFIVGEKVEVKAGNRLPLKNIPVGTFVYNIELKFEGGAKLVRSAGSFAEVIAHDAGYALVKMPSTEVRKILETAWASIGEVSNDENRLQNIGKAGASRHRGIRPTVRGTAMNPVDHPHGGGEGRQGRGRRRAISIYGKPTGKGQKSRRAKKYSNKHIVTRRKVGKRR, from the coding sequence ATGAAAAGATTTAACCCAACAAGCCCCTCACGCCGAAACATGGCTATCGTTAATTACGCTCAGATTCTTACTACTGACGAGCCATACAAGCCCCTTACAAACGGGTTTAGACGTGGATCAGGACGTAACAACACTGGACGTATTACAACTAGACACAAAGGTGGAGGTCACAAAAGACTTTATCGTCAAATAGACTTTAAGTATGACAAGAAAGATATTCCTGCAAAGATCGAAACAATTGAATACGATCCAAACCGTACATCATTTATTTCTCTCGTAACTTATACTGATGGAGAAAAGCGATACGTCGTTTTGCCAAAGTCACTAAAAGTTGGAGATAAGTTTATCGTTGGCGAGAAGGTTGAAGTAAAAGCAGGTAACAGACTTCCATTAAAGAACATTCCTGTTGGAACATTTGTTTACAACATAGAATTGAAATTTGAAGGAGGTGCTAAGCTTGTTCGTTCAGCTGGTTCTTTTGCTGAAGTTATTGCTCATGACGCGGGTTACGCCCTTGTTAAGATGCCATCAACTGAAGTTAGAAAGATACTAGAAACTGCATGGGCTTCAATTGGAGAGGTTTCAAATGATGAAAATCGTTTGCAAAATATCGGAAAAGCTGGAGCTAGTAGACACCGTGGTATCAGACCTACAGTTAGAGGTACTGCCATGAACCCAGTTGATCACCCCCATGGAGGAGGAGAAGGTAGACAAGGAAGAGGACGAAGACGTGCTATTTCTATCTACGGAAAGCCAACTGGAAAGGGACAAAAATCAAGACGCGCAAAGAAGTACTCAAACAAACATATTGTTACAAGAAGAAAGGTAGGAAAGAGAAGATAA
- a CDS encoding 50S ribosomal protein L23: MTKISIKKHQLEVIKCPRITEKATVKAGENQYVFEVTPRSTKASIAKSIEALYKVKPVKVNIVNTPAKAVFVRGKVGKKSAIKKAYVFLKKGDKIDLA, encoded by the coding sequence ATGACAAAGATATCAATCAAGAAGCATCAATTGGAAGTTATAAAGTGCCCTCGTATTACTGAAAAGGCAACTGTAAAGGCTGGTGAAAACCAATACGTCTTTGAAGTTACTCCAAGGTCTACTAAAGCATCTATAGCTAAATCTATTGAAGCGCTATACAAGGTAAAACCTGTAAAAGTTAACATCGTTAATACTCCTGCAAAGGCAGTATTCGTTCGCGGAAAGGTCGGAAAGAAAAGTGCTATTAAGAAAGCTTATGTTTTCTTAAAGAAAGGCGATAAAATAGACCTAGCATAA
- the rplD gene encoding 50S ribosomal protein L4, protein MAQTSRKAAAIKVAKTEKVVKAKKEKVVAPLEGTIYDVGGNSAGTVALPKEIFGIPWNADLVAQVVNSIRSAARQPLAHTKDRSEVAGGGKKPWKQKGTGQARHGSSRSPIWVGGGVAHGPRKEKNYDRKVNKKMKAKALFTILSAKWRDGEILFVKNLELVEPKTKLALAMIDRLSNVKGFDKLATKKKNAALITVPALEENVKRGFSNLGSFEISELRNINPISLLQHKYLVIASPEDAFVTLMSKIK, encoded by the coding sequence ATGGCACAAACATCAAGAAAAGCAGCTGCAATCAAAGTCGCAAAGACAGAGAAAGTAGTAAAAGCTAAAAAAGAGAAAGTAGTAGCTCCTCTAGAAGGAACTATTTACGATGTGGGAGGTAATAGTGCTGGCACTGTAGCTCTTCCAAAGGAAATCTTCGGAATTCCTTGGAACGCAGATCTTGTCGCTCAAGTTGTAAACTCAATACGTTCAGCTGCGAGACAACCACTTGCACATACAAAAGATAGAAGCGAGGTTGCTGGAGGTGGTAAAAAACCTTGGAAGCAAAAAGGTACCGGACAAGCCCGTCACGGATCATCTCGTTCTCCAATCTGGGTAGGTGGAGGTGTTGCTCACGGACCTCGTAAAGAGAAAAATTACGACAGAAAAGTGAACAAGAAAATGAAGGCTAAGGCACTATTTACAATTCTTTCCGCAAAGTGGAGAGATGGTGAGATCCTCTTCGTCAAAAATCTAGAATTAGTTGAACCTAAGACAAAACTTGCGTTAGCTATGATAGATAGACTCTCAAACGTTAAGGGCTTTGATAAGTTAGCAACAAAGAAGAAAAATGCTGCTCTTATTACAGTTCCAGCGCTTGAAGAAAATGTAAAGCGAGGATTTTCTAATCTAGGAAGCTTCGAAATTTCAGAGCTCCGAAATATTAATCCAATATCGCTTCTTCAGCATAAGTACTTGGTCATTGCTTCACCTGAAGACGCGTTTGTTACTCTTATGTCAAAAATAAAGTAA
- the rplC gene encoding 50S ribosomal protein L3, with protein sequence MMKFILGTKQNMTQLFDEKGNVHPVTVLKTSPMVVTQVKTTDKDGYEAVQIGFGSKSPRRINKPQKGQMKDLGNFQYLREISGLKDSSIGDDVTPELTPGEKVEVSAISKSKGFQGVVKRHGFHGGPRSHGQKHSEREPGSIGAGGYQRVFKGTRMAGRMGGDRITVKNLTVISYNKETGELFIRGAVPGRRGTLVEVRA encoded by the coding sequence ATCATGAAATTTATTCTCGGAACAAAACAGAATATGACTCAGCTTTTTGATGAAAAAGGCAATGTCCACCCTGTCACAGTTCTTAAAACCTCTCCTATGGTTGTAACGCAAGTTAAAACTACAGATAAAGATGGTTATGAGGCTGTTCAGATTGGATTTGGTTCAAAAAGTCCACGTCGTATTAACAAGCCACAAAAAGGACAGATGAAAGATCTTGGTAATTTCCAATACCTAAGAGAAATTTCTGGTTTAAAGGATTCATCAATTGGTGATGACGTTACTCCAGAACTTACTCCTGGGGAAAAAGTGGAGGTGTCAGCTATTTCAAAATCAAAGGGATTTCAGGGTGTTGTAAAACGCCATGGATTTCACGGAGGCCCACGTTCTCACGGTCAAAAGCACAGTGAGCGCGAGCCAGGTTCTATCGGTGCCGGAGGTTACCAACGTGTATTTAAAGGTACACGTATGGCAGGCCGTATGGGTGGTGATAGAATAACCGTTAAAAATCTAACTGTTATTTCATACAATAAGGAAACCGGCGAATTATTTATTCGCGGGGCAGTTCCTGGTCGAAGAGGCACATTAGTAGAAGTGCGCGCCTAG